In the genome of Sphingomonas naphthae, one region contains:
- a CDS encoding RidA family protein, with protein MKIFAFALPLAMALAAPATAGVVKLPNTPPALILQGSKVSAGTELFFVSGQVPSPIDPKLKAADAKSIEDFGDTKTQTISVLSKIKAILEGQGYTMSDVIKATVLVAADPRTGKAEFAAMNEGFKQFFNSADNPTTTARSAMQVAGLVTPNYLVEIEVIAAK; from the coding sequence ATGAAGATCTTCGCTTTCGCTCTCCCCCTCGCCATGGCGCTCGCCGCCCCCGCCACGGCCGGCGTCGTCAAGCTGCCGAACACGCCCCCGGCGCTGATCCTTCAGGGCAGCAAGGTCTCGGCGGGCACCGAATTGTTCTTCGTCTCGGGTCAGGTGCCCTCGCCGATCGACCCCAAGCTGAAGGCCGCCGACGCCAAGTCGATCGAGGATTTCGGCGATACCAAGACGCAGACGATCAGCGTGCTGTCCAAGATCAAGGCGATCCTGGAGGGGCAGGGCTACACAATGTCCGATGTTATCAAGGCCACCGTGCTCGTCGCCGCCGATCCGCGCACCGGCAAGGCCGAATTCGCCGCCATGAATGAGGGCTTCAAACAGTTCTTCAATTCCGCCGACAACCCCACCACCACCGCCCGCTCGGCCATGCAGGTCGCGGGCCTCGTCACCCCGAACTATCTCGTCGAGATCGAGGTGATCGCGGCCAAGTGA
- the fliS gene encoding flagellar export chaperone FliS produces the protein MFGLSTGYGAGRGGGKRYNAIDVSSRIEGATPHGLVTILYDELLAALDTLVALGAHGDAARRNERHARAVAILHGLDGSLDFEKGGDIARSFSQIYAEGRRLLAKAQREGDMAPITQAKAMIADIAEAWKRIG, from the coding sequence GTGTTCGGACTCAGCACAGGCTATGGCGCGGGACGCGGCGGCGGCAAGCGGTATAACGCGATCGACGTGAGCAGTCGCATCGAGGGCGCGACCCCGCACGGCCTCGTCACCATCCTCTATGACGAATTGCTCGCGGCGCTCGACACGCTGGTGGCGTTGGGCGCCCACGGCGACGCCGCGCGCCGCAACGAGCGCCACGCCCGCGCCGTCGCGATCCTGCACGGGCTGGACGGCTCTCTCGATTTCGAGAAGGGCGGAGACATCGCGCGCAGCTTCTCCCAGATCTACGCCGAGGGCCGCCGCCTGCTCGCCAAGGCGCAGCGCGAGGGCGACATGGCGCCGATCACCCAGGCGAAGGCTATGATCGCGGACATCGCCGAGGCGTGGAAGCGGATCGGCTGA
- a CDS encoding class I SAM-dependent methyltransferase: MGHDPSAGWEAVADRFMAVRSDVGADIVRRWARHLPPGGAVVDIGCGSGAPIAQALVNAGLTVAGIDPSPTLLAAFHARFPDAAAACEPAETSRFFGRRFDGAVAISLFFLLPEDTQLTLIHRVAAALNPAGRFLFTAPREACEWEDRLTGRRSVSLGMAGYEAALGGAGMRLVGSHRDAGGNHYFDAVAMPAVSG, encoded by the coding sequence GTGGGCCACGATCCCTCCGCCGGCTGGGAGGCCGTCGCGGACCGTTTCATGGCCGTCCGCTCGGATGTCGGCGCCGATATCGTCCGCCGCTGGGCGCGGCACCTGCCGCCCGGCGGCGCGGTGGTGGACATCGGCTGCGGATCGGGTGCACCGATCGCGCAGGCGCTCGTCAATGCCGGCCTCACCGTCGCCGGCATCGATCCTTCACCGACACTGCTCGCCGCCTTCCACGCCCGCTTCCCGGATGCGGCCGCCGCGTGCGAACCGGCCGAAACCAGCCGCTTCTTCGGCCGCCGCTTCGATGGCGCGGTAGCGATCAGCCTGTTCTTCCTGCTGCCCGAGGACACCCAACTTACCCTGATCCACCGCGTCGCCGCCGCCCTCAACCCGGCCGGGCGCTTCCTCTTCACCGCCCCGCGCGAGGCGTGCGAATGGGAGGACAGGCTGACCGGCCGGCGATCGGTGTCGCTGGGTATGGCGGGATATGAGGCGGCGCTTGGCGGGGCGGGGATGCGGCTCGTGGGCAGTCATAGGGATGCGGGCGGCAACCACTATTTCGATGCCGTGGCGATGCCTGCGGTTAGCGGCTGA
- the flhB gene encoding flagellar type III secretion system protein FlhB codes for MSDAPDNDQKTESPTPKRLQDAREKGDILQSKELGAALVMMAGAGWLMTAGGWLVASTQDMLIDGLSFDHGVVENFDPGSAIARLTMPIVAPVAALFAMTFLAAIAGPVLLGSGGFRWEAMNFKGDRINPAAGLKRIFGTQGLVELGKSMAKIALMGAVGWWLFSGRMKAMTTLTAPDLRTAITEIGGTFTFAVVVMSVALGAIAGIDVPMQAIRRAGRLRMTKQEIKDEHKQSEGSPELKGHIRRKQAEILQSSTRGAIADANVVLVNPTHFAVALRYRPGFDAAPIVVARGRGEMAQAIRDFADEKAVPVLRYPQLARAIYFTSRAGHLVREDLYIAVATVLAFVFNLDRAMADGISQPEVIVPADARYDADGKKE; via the coding sequence ATGTCCGACGCGCCCGACAATGATCAGAAGACGGAATCCCCGACTCCCAAGCGGCTTCAGGACGCCCGGGAGAAGGGGGATATTCTTCAATCCAAGGAATTGGGCGCCGCGCTGGTGATGATGGCGGGCGCGGGGTGGCTGATGACCGCCGGAGGCTGGCTCGTGGCCTCCACGCAGGACATGCTGATCGACGGGCTCAGCTTCGATCACGGCGTGGTCGAGAATTTCGATCCGGGCAGCGCGATCGCGCGGCTGACCATGCCGATCGTCGCGCCCGTGGCGGCGCTGTTCGCGATGACCTTTCTGGCGGCGATCGCGGGGCCGGTGCTGCTGGGATCGGGCGGCTTCCGCTGGGAAGCGATGAATTTCAAGGGCGATCGCATCAATCCGGCCGCCGGGCTGAAGCGCATCTTCGGCACGCAGGGGCTGGTCGAACTCGGCAAGTCGATGGCCAAGATCGCGTTGATGGGCGCGGTCGGCTGGTGGCTGTTTTCCGGCCGGATGAAGGCGATGACGACGCTCACCGCGCCCGACCTGCGCACCGCCATCACCGAGATCGGCGGCACCTTCACCTTCGCCGTGGTCGTGATGTCGGTGGCCCTCGGCGCCATCGCCGGGATCGACGTGCCGATGCAGGCGATCCGCCGCGCCGGCCGCCTGCGCATGACCAAGCAGGAGATCAAGGACGAGCATAAGCAGAGCGAGGGCTCGCCCGAGCTGAAGGGGCATATCCGCCGCAAGCAGGCGGAAATCCTCCAGTCCTCGACGCGTGGCGCCATCGCCGACGCCAATGTCGTGCTGGTCAACCCGACGCATTTCGCGGTGGCGCTGCGCTATCGCCCCGGTTTCGACGCGGCGCCGATCGTGGTGGCGCGCGGGCGCGGCGAGATGGCGCAGGCGATCCGCGACTTCGCCGACGAAAAGGCCGTGCCGGTGCTGCGCTACCCGCAGCTCGCCCGCGCCATCTACTTCACCAGCCGCGCCGGCCATCTGGTGCGCGAGGATCTCTACATCGCTGTCGCGACGGTGCTGGCGTTCGTGTTCAACCTGGATCGGGCGATGGCGGACGGGATCAGCCAGCCCGAGGTGATCGTGCCGGCCGACGCGCGCTACGATGCGGACGGGAAGAAGGAATAA
- the fliD gene encoding flagellar filament capping protein FliD has product MTSIASTLGIGSGIDTKSLIDQLATAAKDPKEKVIAARETANTAKVSALATVSNGITNFSTALNSLISGGTLRTQPTVSDTSVLGATAQAGARIGDLSANLVVTKLATAQSIVSSPAAAATTAIGQGDMTLTVGTTNYTITVGDTNDSLTGLANAINAKNSGVTASIITDANGARLMLKGQTGADNAFTLTPADGAADGLKAFAYPAGADAGMTLAQSAGDAALKLDGVTVTRPSNTIEDLIPGVTLNLKNVSGSSGVSLGSTRPTEAITQAVNDFVAAFNELNTMLTTQTAAAGTSTDAGALRGESAIRDMQRQLSRLTSTVLNSGSGPKTLAEIGVSTNRDGSLTVDASRLTSVMTSDPQGVEAMFNPGQYASDPLIQIASPMGRTKPGTYTVTNATAQTGTTSASGSIAGMSAVTTGGTLVASIASKASGLTIRLLGNVSSATITVDQGLAGALQSISDTLLGTSGALASTKTRLATEAKAIATDRTRMTDLDTSYRARLTTSFTAMDSRVARYKSTQSFLEQQVKVWTNSDN; this is encoded by the coding sequence ATGACCAGCATTGCGTCCACGCTCGGCATCGGATCGGGCATCGATACCAAATCGCTGATCGATCAGCTCGCCACCGCCGCGAAAGACCCCAAGGAAAAGGTGATCGCCGCGCGCGAGACGGCGAACACCGCCAAGGTCTCGGCGCTGGCCACCGTATCCAACGGCATCACCAATTTCTCGACCGCGCTCAACTCGCTGATCTCGGGCGGCACGCTGCGGACGCAGCCGACCGTGTCGGACACGTCGGTGCTGGGCGCCACCGCGCAGGCGGGCGCGCGGATCGGCGATCTTTCGGCCAATCTGGTCGTCACCAAACTGGCGACCGCCCAGTCGATCGTGTCGAGCCCCGCCGCCGCTGCCACGACCGCGATCGGCCAGGGTGACATGACCCTGACCGTGGGGACCACCAATTACACCATCACGGTGGGCGACACGAACGACAGCCTGACGGGCCTCGCCAACGCCATCAACGCCAAGAATTCGGGCGTGACCGCCAGCATCATCACCGACGCCAATGGCGCGCGGCTGATGCTGAAGGGGCAGACCGGCGCGGACAACGCCTTCACCCTGACCCCCGCGGACGGTGCGGCGGACGGGCTGAAGGCGTTCGCCTACCCGGCGGGCGCGGACGCCGGCATGACGCTGGCGCAATCGGCCGGCGATGCCGCGCTGAAGCTGGACGGCGTGACCGTCACGCGGCCGTCCAACACGATCGAGGATCTGATCCCCGGCGTGACCCTCAACCTGAAGAACGTCAGCGGCAGCAGCGGCGTGAGCTTGGGATCGACCCGACCGACCGAGGCGATCACCCAGGCGGTCAACGATTTCGTCGCGGCGTTCAACGAACTCAACACGATGCTGACGACGCAGACGGCGGCGGCGGGCACCTCGACCGACGCGGGCGCGCTGCGCGGCGAGAGCGCGATCCGCGACATGCAGCGCCAGCTCTCGCGCCTGACCTCCACCGTGCTCAATTCGGGCAGCGGCCCCAAGACGCTGGCCGAGATCGGCGTCTCCACCAACCGCGACGGCAGCCTGACGGTGGACGCCAGCCGCCTGACATCGGTGATGACATCCGATCCGCAGGGCGTGGAGGCGATGTTCAATCCGGGGCAATATGCGTCCGACCCGCTGATCCAGATCGCGAGCCCGATGGGGCGGACCAAGCCCGGCACCTACACCGTCACCAACGCGACGGCGCAGACGGGCACCACGTCGGCCAGCGGGAGCATCGCCGGGATGAGCGCGGTGACGACCGGCGGCACCCTCGTGGCGTCGATCGCATCCAAGGCCAGCGGGCTGACCATCCGGCTGCTCGGCAACGTCTCCAGCGCGACGATCACCGTCGATCAGGGGCTGGCCGGGGCGCTGCAATCGATCAGCGACACGCTGCTCGGCACCAGCGGCGCGCTCGCCTCGACCAAGACGCGGCTCGCGACCGAGGCCAAGGCCATCGCGACCGACCGCACCAGAATGACCGATCTCGATACCAGCTATCGGGCGCGGCTGACGACGAGCTTCACCGCGATGGATTCGCGGGTGGCGCGCTACAAATCGACCCAGAGCTTCCTGGAACAGCAGGTCAAGGTCTGGACCAACAGCGACAATTAA
- a CDS encoding GIY-YIG nuclease family protein produces MRERVPCVYLLASGYNGTLYVGVTSNLVGRITQHRAGTFDGFTRRYGIKRLVYFEIAETMDAAIAREKQLKRYRRDWKRNLIEQTNPAWNDLAVEFGLKPLTDASGRAVDPGTRPG; encoded by the coding sequence ATGCGAGAGCGGGTTCCCTGCGTCTATCTTCTGGCGAGCGGATACAACGGCACGCTTTACGTCGGCGTAACGTCAAATCTGGTCGGCCGGATAACGCAGCATCGAGCAGGGACGTTTGACGGTTTCACGCGCAGATATGGCATCAAGCGATTGGTGTATTTTGAGATCGCAGAGACGATGGATGCAGCGATTGCGCGCGAGAAACAGCTTAAGCGTTACCGACGGGATTGGAAACGCAATCTCATCGAGCAAACGAATCCTGCGTGGAATGATCTGGCGGTCGAGTTCGGGCTGAAGCCCCTGACGGATGCGTCCGGTCGCGCGGTGGACCCCGGTACAAGGCCGGGGTGA